The sequence ACCATCCGGTCTTCTCTGTTCCTTCCTCACCCTGACTATCACGGCTTTGTAAACAGAACCTTTCTCCACTTTGGACTTCGGAATGGCCTGCTTGACCGAAACCACAACAACATCTCCAAGCCGCGCGTACTTTCTTCCGGAACCTCCCAGGACTTTTATGCAGAAAAGCCTTTTGGCCCCTGTGTTATCCGCCGAGTCCAGATATGTGCTTGACTGAATCATTTTTTTCTCCCGTAGTCCGAAGAATCAAAAACCACGTCCTACGCACCTGCGGCCTGACTGACCACTTTGCCCAGCCTCCACCTCTTGGTTTTGCTGTGGGGCCTTGACTCTATTATTGTGACCTTATCTCCTATGTTGCACTCGTTGCGCTCATCATGGACCTTAAATCTCTTGCTGGTTCTTATCTGCTTTTTATACCGACCGTGACTTTTGATCCGCTGTACTTCCACGACCGCGGTCTTGTCCATCTTGTTACCTACCACAATTCCCGTTCTGGTCTTTAACTTTCCTCTTTCCATAGAATTAACTCCCCGAAGCCGTATCCCGCTGTTTTTTTATGGTAAGTATCCTAGCAATCTC is a genomic window of Candidatus Dadabacteria bacterium containing:
- a CDS encoding uL14 family ribosomal protein, with the translated sequence MIQSSTYLDSADNTGAKRLFCIKVLGGSGRKYARLGDVVVVSVKQAIPKSKVEKGSVYKAVIVRVRKEQRRPDG
- the rpsQ gene encoding 30S ribosomal protein S17; translated protein: MERGKLKTRTGIVVGNKMDKTAVVEVQRIKSHGRYKKQIRTSKRFKVHDERNECNIGDKVTIIESRPHSKTKRWRLGKVVSQAAGA